A genomic window from Nicotiana sylvestris chromosome 11, ASM39365v2, whole genome shotgun sequence includes:
- the LOC104233900 gene encoding isocitrate dehydrogenase [NADP], protein MAFDKIKVENPIVEMDGDEMTRVIWKSIKDKLICPFLELDIKYFDLGLPHRDATDDKVTVESAEATQKYNVAIKCATITPDEARVKEFNLKSMWRSPNGTIRNILNGTVFREPIMCKNIPRLVPGWTKPICIGRHAFGDQYRATDTVIQGAGKLKLVFVPEGTDEKTEFEVYNFTGAGGVALSMYNTDESIRSFAEASMNMAYQKKWPLYLSTKNTILKKYDGRFKDIFQEVYEANWKSKYEEAGIWYEHRLIDDMVAYALKSEGGYVWACKNYDGDVQSDFLAQGFGSLGLMTSVLVCPDGKTIEAEAAHGTVTRHYRVHQKGGETSTNSIASIFAWTRGLAHRATLDNNERLLDFTEKLEAACIGAVESGKMTKDLALIIHGSKLSRDHYLNTEEFIDAVADELKARLLKAKA, encoded by the exons atggctttcgacaaaatcaaggttGAAAACCCTATCGTTGAGATGGACG GAGATGAAATGACTCGTGTTATTTGGAAATCAATCAAGGATAAG CTCATCTGTCCCTTTCTGGAGTTGGATATAAAATACTTTGACCTTGGCCTTCCTCACCGTGATGCCACAGATGATAAGGTTACAGTTGAAAGTGCGGAAGCCACTCAGAA ATACAATGTAGCTATTAAGTGTGCAACCATTACTCCAG ATGAGGCCCGTGTAAAAGAGTTTAACTTGAAATCCATGTGGAGGAGCCCTAATGGGACAATTAGAAACATCCTAAATG GAACGGTCTTCAGAGAACCAATTATGTGCAAAAATATTCCCCGACTTGTCCCAG GTTGGACTAAACCAATATGCATCGGTAGACATGCTTTTGGCGATCAATACCGGGCTACTGATACAGTTATTCAAGGAGCTGGAAAACTCAAATTGGTGTTTG TGCCAGAAGGAACAGACGAGAAGACTGAATTTGAAGTTTACAACTTTACTGGTGCTGGTGGAGTAGCTTTATCCATGTACAATACAGATGAG TCCATCCGCTCATTTGCTGAGGCTTCAATGAACATGGCATATCAAAAGAAATGGCCTCTCTATCTTAGTACAAAGAATACTATTCTTAAGAAATATGATGGGAG GTTTAAGGACATCTTCCAAGAAGTTTATGAAGCAAATTGGAAGTCCAAGTATGAGGAAGCAGGAATTTG GTATGAACACCGTCTCATCGATGATATGGTTGCTTATGCTTTAAAGAGTGAAGGTGGTTATGTATGGGCCTGCAAGAACTATGATGGGGATGTACAGAGTGATTTCTTAGCACAAG GTTTTGGATCCCTTGGGTTGATGACATCTGTCCTG GTGTGTCCTGATGGAAAGACCATTGAGGCTGAAGCAGCCCATGGAACTGTCACCCGCCACTACAGGGTTCACCAGAAAGGAGGTGAAACCAGCACAAACAGTATTGCATCAATCTTTGCCTGGACTCGTGGACTTGCACACAG GGCAACGTTAGACAACAATGAAAGGCTCTTGGATTTTACTGAGAAACTAGAGGCAGCATGCATTGGTGCAGTTGAATCTGGAAAGATGACCAAAGATCTTGCACTCATCATACATGGATCCAA GCTCTCAAGAGATCATTATCTCAACACTGAAGAGTTCATCGATGCTGTGGCCGATGAGCTTAAAGCAAGACTTCTGAAAGCAAAGGCCTAA